The Setaria viridis chromosome 9, Setaria_viridis_v4.0, whole genome shotgun sequence sequence taggtcaaactccaccacctatgccactgaacctattccctccacctccacctcctgcagctactcctgtgagtcacttgtcaaccttacaatcaatctggAATTAAACTTGAAACTAGCGGCACTAAAAACTTACAAtagaaaagtgactaatgcaatctctttaactttgtgcagaatcaatcggcgggatCCAATGCTTTCTCGGAGCCATCATCTTGGTCGTAGtggccacctacacatcctcctcagtgacttgtttgAATGGCTAGTGTGTTAAGCATACTTgagaattacttgtttagactagAACCTATATATACTTGTGAATCTTATTTGTGTGCCTGCGATGCTTgtgatgcaatttatatgcctgtgatgattCTGTGATTGTtatttgagaggggtcctttataagTAACGAATCTGTAAAACAGGGTGGGGAAGGACACTTTGCAAAGAGGCCAATTTCTGTTATTCTGggactactttgccgagtgctttcattacaacactcggcaaaggcgccATAAAATGCTGGCCTACCGCcagcttctttgccgagtgccacgccCACGACCCTCGGCAAAGTATAAAAGTTCGCTGAGTGTCGAGAATATAGCACTCGGCAACATATAAATCTTCACCAAGTGTCGGGAAGACGGCACTCGGCAACATgtaaatctttgccgagtgtcgggaAGACTGCAGTCGGCAACATataaatctttgccgagtgttcttccATCTAACAGTCGGCAAAAACTCCATTACCGTGACAGTCCGTCACCACCTTTTTTCCGAGTAtttagttttgccgagtgttttttgacacttggcaaaggttTTGCCAAGTGCCCGActtttaacactcggcaaagatactGTTTGCCGACAGAATATTTGCCGagccctctttgccgagtatttttggggcttcgccgagtgcctgggcaCTCTGCAAACTTACTGTTTGGCGTAGTGTCTCTCCATTCGGTGGATCGCTTCAAATGTCAGTCTGTAAACGACAAGATTGGATTACATGTTATGTCGAGACAAATATTGGCCGGCCTTCCAGTCGTACAATCAATATAATATCCCTACTAATCTTGGAATTTAGCTCTCCAAGCTTATTTTCTGAAAATGACGTGCTTGTTACCATTTGATCTCTGATGGATAATAATTTCTCTAGGACATTGGTTCGTTGAGAGAACGCTCAAGGACTTGCAATTATTTAACGGGCGCCGTAAGTAAGAAGGTTATCCTAAAGAACTCTAGAGTTACGGCCCGGATTAGCTATTTCGCTTAAATATAACTAGACACGGATGGACTCACAGCCTACACCAAAAAGAAGAAATGGAGCGGCAGCTCTGGTTGCTATGGGCAGCCCTTGCCGTTCCTCTCCTCTACTGCCTTACCAACCTAAGACGCCGTCTGGGCACCGGACGGCGGCCACTGCCCGGCCCAACGCCGCTCCCGCTCATCGGCAACCTCCTCGACCTGCGTCGTGGCAACCTTCACCACACGCTCGCACGCCTCGCGCGCACCCACGGCCCGGTGATGTACCTCAGGCTCGGATTAACCGACGCCGTGGTGGTTTCCTCACGCGACGCGGCGAGCGAGGCCTTCATGAGGCACGACCGGCGCCTCGCCGGACGTGCCATCCCAGACATCGCCCGCGCGCTCGGCTTCTCCGAGCGCGCCATCAATTGGCTGCCGAGCTCCGACCCGCACTGGAAGACCCTGCGCGGCGTCCTGGCCACGCACATCTTCTCCTcgcgcgccctcgccgcggcACGGGGCGTCCGCGAGCGCAAGGTTCGTGACCTGGTGAGTTACTTCCGTGCCCGCACTGGGCAGGAAGTGTACGTTGGCCGGGCCGTGTATGGCGCTATGCTCAACCTCATGTCTAGCATCGTCTTCTCCGTCGATGTCGTCGCTGACATGGacatggacgccgccgccgggtccaCGCAAGGGATACGGGAGCTCCTGAACGACCTCGTCAGCTCGGCCGCGAAGCCGAACGTGTCTGACCTTTTCCCTTTCCTCCGACCGTTTGACTTGCAAGGATGGCGTCGCTGGACGGCTAAGAAATTGGAGAAATTCTACCGGTTCTTGGATGACATGATTGACCGCCGGCTGACGGAGGACTCGGACTCATCATCCAGGGACAAGCACGGTGACTTCCTCGATGTGCTCATCCAGCTCATGTCCGCAGGAAAGCTGGCTCGAGGCGACATCACATCTCTTCTGTTCGAGGTCTTCGCTTCCGGGACCGATGCCCTCGTGGTCACAGTGGAGTGGACAATGGCAGAGCTCCTCCGCAACCCAAGAGTCATGGCCAAGGTGCGTGCAGAGATCCAGGGCACCCTCGGCAGCAAGGAAGCAATCGAGGAATCCGACGTTGCCTGCCTGCGATACCTCATGGCCGTTATGAAGGAGGCCATGCGGCTGCACCCGGTGGCGCCTTTGATGTTACCCCACATGGCCATGGAAGATGGTGTGGAGATCCAAGGCCACGCGGTGCCCAAGGGCCACACCGTGATCTTCAACACATGGGCCATAATGCGCGACCCGGCAGCTTGGGAGAGGCCGAATGAGTTCATACCTGAGAGGTTCATGGACAGACCTGAGATGGTGTTCAAAGGGAAAGAACCCGAGTTCAGCCCGTTCGGATCCGGCCTGAGGCTGTGCCCCGCGCAGCCAATGGCGGAGCGCGTCGTGCCACTCGGACTGGCGTCACTACTGCACGCGTTCGAATGGCGCCTGCCCAACGGTTTGTTGCCAGATGAGTTTGACCTGAGCGAGAGATTTAACCATACCAATGTTCCAGCTGTCCCTCTCAAGGCTGTGCCCTTCGCGATCACCTAGTTACATTGTCTATTAATGTGTTGAATATATAAACAGGCACCATGTTGTGCTTCTGCCAGTGTATAAATGGCCAAGCCCATTCGTTTTTGTCacttatttttaataatataaCGAATGTTGCAAATGCAGAAACTATATCATTTCTGTTACTACATAGAGCGTCCACATAGGCCATAGCATCATTTTCACAATGTTGTGGATCCTACAATAGTATTCAATGAATTTGTATGTGACAGGGATCATAATCAAACATAGTGCTTGAGTAGATTCGAGAACATGATAGACACCCAGGTAACGGGGACTCCTCAACATTTAAGTCAACTAGTTCCAATTATTTCGTAAGCCACCTATATAGAAGGTAGTCCAATTTGGCGCTTAGTCCACTAATATAAGTATGTGTTCGGTTCGGAAACTAGGATGGATGGTCCTGTCCTTGTTTTTCTGAATAGGATCGCCCTATCTCATGTTCGATTGAATGGGATGGGTCATTCCagattttttatttgattggAGAGATTGAGAGTGAGGGATGGATACcgattttaacaccgttagcaaTGGACCCATATGTCATTCGTGACCCCACCTGCATTCTCTTTATTTCCCTTTACTTTTTTCCCTCCTAGTCTTACCTCCTCCATTGGAGAGCAGCAGTTGGCCGCCGCTCGAGTAAAATAGCAACAGTTGGTAGTTTACATTAATGATATCCATATTTGGTTCTTTCATAAAGACTAATTGATGGACCCCATAATATTTGTTTGTATAGTTTTCCCTCCTAGAGTTTAAATAGTAGCATTATTGGTACGAGAGCAATGAGGCAATTTGTAAGAAACTGAGTTCAAGCCTGGGTGGGTGGCCTCCTCGACAGGAGACTGCCAACTGAACTATCGCTCAGTTCTCAATGTTCCATCTTCATCCAAGACAATAAAAAATGATATGATGGTGCTTATACTTTAGTTTGTGGATTAGTTGGTCTAGTGTTTTCATCATATGCAGCTAGTGAAGAACTCAACTACTAAGGACCAGTTGATTATGCATAAACTTTGCTTGCAGAATTAGGGCTTTTTAAGCTCAGTTTTGTTACAAGAGAATCAACTTGACTCATTAAAAATAATCTCTTTTAACAAAAACATGAGCCTAATAACTTAGTTTTTTAAGCTTTCCACCGTGAGTTATATTGGATTGCTCATAAGTCATATCTGAAGAATTTACAGAGTTTGGTGCAGCAATGGCTTAGTTTATCTGTCGTCATTGTTTGTTGGAACTGGTGTTATTTATGTACTCGAGTTATATGAGCactttcccccttttttttcttttggtccaTATACCTGAATATTCTCTTCCCCACTGTGACTATAGGTAGAGTTGGTGGTGGGGAACGTGAAAGTGACCGTGGAAGTAGTGGAGCTGAACCGTAAAATATGGCTGAGCCTGTGAATGGATCTGCTGAAATGCTGTCTATGCCCAAGGAGATGCCGCCACCGGGCATCTAGCGGCGAACAAAGAAGCCGACCGCGGCTCGGGGATTCCGGAGGTCAACGGGACCGGGCGTGATTTCTGGTGCCGCACGATTAGGTGGAGACTGTATTAACCGAGCCGGGACGTGTGTAAGCCAAGCCGacttcactagtagagaattggcctttagtcctggttggtaaggtgcaaatcccccgaaaatccatccgggataaactaaTCGAGACAAAAAggggtccttttgtcccggatcactcaaccgggacaaaagacccccttttatcccggttggtaataccaaccgggataaaacggatCACCACGGCaggtgctgcaaaaaaaaaaaagaaatcccagactctcgacccttttattccaattggtgttaccaaccgggataaaaggtggatcttttatcccggttggtgtttcaaaccggaataaaagacctctcagggtcttttttttccactggCCTTtgtaatcgggataaaaggtcccggttggtgaaaccgggacaaaagggagcgcatcgaaagccaattctctactagtgctcgGAGGGGCGGGCCACTCTTGCGTGGCGTGTGGTTCGGTCCCGTTGGACCTGGTCATAGAATTAGTATATTCTATAGCCGACCATtgagaaatatatatatatatatatatttcctatatatatatatatttcctATATATCGCTATTAAGCTATTAGCTAAATGAAGGTACTAATTTGTCAGATGCAGTACTAATTTGTCAGATGCAGAACTAATGATAGAATTGCAATCGCTACTCGTTCATCGTTTATCTCTGAGTCCCTCTTGGGGAGGAATGTTCTATGGGTTCTATTATGTCGGAAAACAGTGTTTTGTGCGTGCTTGTTCTCACAAGGGAAATCCTGAGGACCTGGAGCGCTAATAGAAGTAAAACTGATTATGTCCCTAGCTGCAGATCATGTGTGCTGTTCTTGTGGTTTACTTCTACTCCCAAATTGCTTGATAGCCCAAAATTAAATGGAGGGCATAAGTTGAATTTGGTCCGACTCAGATAATGTGTAGTTCTGTTCTCTACTAGATTGATAACATGGAATGGAGACGATTGACACGGTAGCAACTTGGCAGATCAAGATCTATTCCAACTAGTTGGTTGGTATTTAATTTCCCTTTGCAATACTAATTTCTCAGCTTTTAGCTGCTATTTGTGGATTTGGGAATGGTTAGAGATCGGAACATGTTTTTGAACCAATATTCGCTAGTTGTAGAATGGtaactgtcggatttataagctcGGGTCTACCGGGGATTactcaagtggttgatttgtaggtggaaaGGATTGCGAAaacaagaactcgaaggtgattgcgagaacacaagggacatgagggttttaataggttcggacctccggagagtaataccctacgttctgtatGTTGGTGATTTGTATTGCTCGAGAGTTGATTTGTTGGGATGCCCTCGGGgcacccttggccgccttatataggttgacgacCTAAGGTTACAAATCTACTTGTTAGTTACATAAAAAACAATATAAGTCGGACTACAATATGTGTCCCGCAATatctgggctgatttgaatcatcCGGActccttggcgtgtactccaagtatcttcatgtccttggcccgcacgccctggtcgggcaggcccacttgtcaagtccggccagtatcctggtcggtggggatccATGGGTTCCCATATCcttcaagcccccgagcgatgtgtaggcgaacatgaacttgaggtcatcacagcgaagcttggaatgtggtcaGCTGAAGCTACGATGGCGTtatggtgacggagaggctgcacagtgctcaaaaaagaaaatccgAGTGAACGCAGATCCATCACGCAGAGCGAAGTcaagtgccgagttgatggatgtctggcatccagcaggtcgaagcgaaggacatggaggccgtcgcaagacgcactccataggagtagcccccaagcattgaaacaattagtataatcggtccaatggtcaaaagaaaaagttgaTCCCAATAGTAGGTCCAAGTGCCTGAATACAAGGATAGGCatagccacggaggcatgccgactAAAAGTAGGTGCCTAGCCTCCGAGGTcgaggactggtagagccgcggaggcacgccgacctgaaatagtcGCCCAGCCCCAG is a genomic window containing:
- the LOC117839991 gene encoding cytochrome P450 76M5 → MERQLWLLWAALAVPLLYCLTNLRRRLGTGRRPLPGPTPLPLIGNLLDLRRGNLHHTLARLARTHGPVMYLRLGLTDAVVVSSRDAASEAFMRHDRRLAGRAIPDIARALGFSERAINWLPSSDPHWKTLRGVLATHIFSSRALAAARGVRERKVRDLVSYFRARTGQEVYVGRAVYGAMLNLMSSIVFSVDVVADMDMDAAAGSTQGIRELLNDLVSSAAKPNVSDLFPFLRPFDLQGWRRWTAKKLEKFYRFLDDMIDRRLTEDSDSSSRDKHGDFLDVLIQLMSAGKLARGDITSLLFEVFASGTDALVVTVEWTMAELLRNPRVMAKVRAEIQGTLGSKEAIEESDVACLRYLMAVMKEAMRLHPVAPLMLPHMAMEDGVEIQGHAVPKGHTVIFNTWAIMRDPAAWERPNEFIPERFMDRPEMVFKGKEPEFSPFGSGLRLCPAQPMAERVVPLGLASLLHAFEWRLPNGLLPDEFDLSERFNHTNVPAVPLKAVPFAIT